From one Candidatus Methanoplasma termitum genomic stretch:
- a CDS encoding RNA-protein complex protein Nop10, which produces MASSFRRCAACKRYTMKDKCPSCGSMTTDPAPIKYSPEDRYGEYRRKAITEEYGENGKYRSL; this is translated from the coding sequence ATGGCCTCTTCTTTCAGAAGATGTGCCGCATGCAAGCGCTATACGATGAAGGATAAATGCCCTTCCTGCGGTTCGATGACAACGGATCCCGCACCGATAAAATACTCACCTGAGGATCGCTACGGCGAATACAGAAGGAAAGCAATAACAGAGGAGTATGGGGAAAATGGAAAGTATCGTAGTCTATGA
- a CDS encoding ABC transporter permease, whose amino-acid sequence MYVEFDDFRQSYVVAVNEIRKFIRGKKFLAYGVMVTIMFILWTALPFLLGESFNETYGEGRIIPIYLSFMFLMVIIGATLFASSTIVSEYEERTALVLFTRPIKKTSIFLGKIVGCIIVGVLFIALYYLGVAVILQIVDGRIPNEFFKSLGLVLVYIVSASGVSMLISSVLKKSSISAVLTFFTLAMIFSMVSFVISTAGFDPWFMLDQAAHELVPSAFVDGYPVIPMLHVGRAAGVMAIWFVATTVLAWLAFIKREF is encoded by the coding sequence ATGTATGTAGAATTTGATGATTTCAGGCAATCATATGTGGTTGCGGTAAACGAAATTCGAAAGTTCATCCGTGGTAAGAAGTTTTTGGCGTATGGTGTAATGGTTACCATAATGTTCATATTATGGACAGCACTTCCATTTTTATTGGGGGAAAGTTTCAACGAAACTTATGGCGAAGGTCGTATAATTCCGATTTATCTCTCTTTTATGTTCTTGATGGTGATCATCGGAGCGACCCTTTTCGCATCCAGTACCATTGTTTCAGAATATGAAGAGAGGACCGCTCTGGTTCTATTCACAAGACCAATAAAAAAGACATCGATATTTTTGGGCAAGATAGTGGGCTGTATCATTGTAGGGGTGCTCTTCATTGCGCTGTACTATCTGGGTGTTGCAGTAATATTGCAGATCGTCGACGGAAGAATACCGAACGAATTCTTCAAGTCTTTGGGACTTGTGTTAGTGTATATCGTGAGCGCATCAGGCGTTTCGATGCTCATAAGTTCGGTTTTGAAGAAGTCGAGCATCTCTGCAGTTCTTACTTTCTTTACTCTTGCTATGATATTTTCGATGGTTTCATTTGTGATCTCCACTGCGGGGTTCGATCCATGGTTCATGCTTGATCAGGCGGCACATGAGCTTGTGCCTTCTGCATTTGTCGACGGCTATCCTGTCATCCCGATGCTGCACGTTGGAAGAGCGGCCGGAGTAATGGCAATATGGTTCGTGGCAACAACGGTGCTGGCATGGCTGGCCTTCATAAAAAGGGAGTTCTGA
- a CDS encoding ABC transporter ATP-binding protein, whose amino-acid sequence MSGDPIEIVNLRKVYKGFAAVDDLTFSVKKNSFTGFLGPNGSGKSTTLKVLTHLINATSGEAYINGTDVTKDPKKALTGVGTVVETPEFYLYLTPNETFRYVGQIIGMKPESIKSETGRILEMVKMTEWADKRLGTFSKGMRQRVALGLSLLNDPSVIILDEPTSGLDPRGMAEMREILKNIRLQSNGLTVVMSSHMLYEVSDLCDRIVLINHGKMILEDDTSNFGKNDTKRRMTVKVNSIPAPEMISKIAKLNNVVSAERFGNDIDVTIDGGNSACVTFFDDLSALRIGVYGVNEEDALEATYLRLIKESR is encoded by the coding sequence ATGTCCGGCGACCCGATAGAGATTGTGAACTTACGAAAAGTGTACAAAGGGTTCGCTGCGGTGGACGATCTGACCTTCTCTGTGAAAAAGAACAGTTTCACGGGGTTCTTGGGGCCGAACGGTTCGGGAAAGAGCACGACCCTGAAGGTTCTGACACATTTGATAAACGCAACATCCGGAGAAGCATACATAAACGGCACAGATGTGACAAAAGATCCGAAAAAGGCGCTCACAGGCGTCGGGACCGTAGTCGAAACACCGGAATTTTACCTATATCTAACGCCGAATGAGACGTTCAGGTATGTTGGGCAGATAATAGGGATGAAACCTGAATCAATAAAAAGCGAGACCGGCAGGATCCTGGAAATGGTCAAGATGACAGAATGGGCCGACAAAAGGTTAGGTACATTCTCAAAGGGCATGAGGCAGAGGGTAGCGCTCGGTCTGTCGCTTTTGAACGATCCGAGCGTCATAATCCTTGATGAGCCCACATCCGGTCTTGATCCGAGAGGCATGGCCGAGATGAGAGAGATCTTAAAGAATATCAGGCTCCAGTCAAACGGCCTTACTGTTGTAATGAGTTCGCACATGCTTTATGAGGTGAGCGACCTTTGCGACAGGATAGTTCTGATAAATCACGGGAAGATGATCCTTGAGGATGACACAAGTAATTTCGGGAAGAACGATACAAAAAGAAGGATGACGGTAAAGGTCAACTCCATCCCCGCCCCGGAGATGATATCCAAGATTGCTAAGCTGAACAACGTGGTCTCGGCCGAAAGGTTCGGAAACGATATCGACGTCACTATCGATGGTGGCAACAGTGCATGTGTCACCTTCTTTGATGATCTGAGCGCACTCAGAATAGGTGTTTACGGTGTAAATGAAGAAGATGCTCTCGAAGCAACATATCTCAGATTGATAAAGGAGTCGAGATAA
- a CDS encoding translation initiation factor IF-2 subunit alpha — protein MSRTKGFPENGELVVCTVTSVKNFGAFVTLDEYDGKEGFVHVRDVATGWVKYIRDFIREGQKIVCKVLGVDSSKGHIDLSLKSVNDHQKREKIQQWKNENKAEKLVEIIAERMGVPVDEAYGMFGEELTEAYDTLYEAFESAVAYPKEFMEEFSGEWIEKFMDVAKENVTPPFVEIDSVLEMTSSAPNGIDHIKKALNAGLKTADDANVTITSIGSPRYRVVVTASEYKDAEEIMKKVTAKVMNDFTAAGGVVTLKRESK, from the coding sequence ATGTCTAGGACCAAGGGCTTTCCCGAGAACGGAGAACTCGTCGTCTGCACCGTTACAAGTGTAAAGAATTTCGGTGCTTTCGTCACATTGGACGAGTACGACGGAAAAGAGGGATTCGTTCACGTAAGGGATGTTGCCACCGGTTGGGTAAAGTACATCAGAGATTTCATAAGGGAAGGACAGAAGATAGTCTGCAAAGTTCTGGGCGTAGATTCTTCAAAAGGACACATCGACCTTTCCCTCAAATCCGTTAACGACCATCAGAAAAGAGAGAAGATCCAGCAATGGAAGAACGAGAACAAGGCCGAGAAGCTTGTTGAGATCATCGCAGAGCGCATGGGCGTTCCGGTCGATGAAGCATACGGTATGTTCGGTGAAGAGCTCACTGAAGCTTATGACACACTTTATGAAGCATTCGAATCCGCGGTAGCTTACCCGAAGGAATTCATGGAAGAATTCTCCGGCGAATGGATCGAGAAATTCATGGACGTCGCAAAAGAGAATGTGACCCCTCCCTTTGTTGAGATCGACAGTGTTCTGGAAATGACCTCCTCTGCGCCGAACGGCATAGATCATATCAAAAAAGCCCTTAATGCGGGCCTCAAGACCGCAGACGATGCGAACGTAACGATCACCTCGATCGGTTCGCCGAGATACAGAGTGGTGGTCACGGCAAGCGAGTACAAGGACGCGGAAGAGATAATGAAAAAGGTCACGGCTAAGGTCATGAACGACTTCACCGCCGCAGGCGGCGTTGTTACCTTAAAGCGCGAGAGTAAGTAA
- a CDS encoding proteasome assembly chaperone family protein: protein MESIVVYDSKPSLKDPIFIECLPGIGNVGKETGDFLAGSLKAKKFATIYSKNFPSQAILDNENIIDMTNNQLWYSKDVNGRDVIFLIGAFQCSTHEGQFELCREIMSILLDYKISEIITLGGYGTGQMVEAPRVFGAVTDLKIKKEYAGYGVEFPPGEPSAGIIGASGVFLGLGKIYSVPSICLMGETSGYFVDHKSAMAVVKILIKKLGVELDLKELIDKSEQIDEITAKIKEVENRNCNCRDLGYIG from the coding sequence ATGGAAAGTATCGTAGTCTATGATAGCAAACCGTCTCTTAAGGATCCGATCTTCATCGAGTGTCTCCCGGGCATAGGCAATGTCGGCAAAGAGACCGGCGACTTTTTGGCCGGATCCCTGAAGGCAAAAAAGTTCGCAACGATATATTCAAAAAATTTCCCGTCCCAAGCGATACTGGATAATGAGAACATCATTGATATGACAAACAATCAGCTGTGGTATTCTAAAGATGTTAACGGCAGGGACGTGATATTCCTCATCGGAGCTTTTCAGTGCTCCACCCACGAAGGGCAGTTCGAATTGTGCAGAGAGATAATGAGCATACTGTTGGACTACAAGATATCTGAGATCATCACTCTCGGAGGCTATGGCACAGGCCAGATGGTAGAGGCGCCGAGAGTGTTCGGAGCCGTGACAGACCTAAAAATAAAGAAAGAATATGCCGGATACGGCGTGGAGTTCCCTCCCGGAGAACCGAGTGCGGGGATAATAGGTGCCAGCGGAGTGTTCCTCGGACTCGGGAAGATATATTCTGTCCCGTCAATATGTTTGATGGGAGAGACATCCGGGTACTTTGTTGACCACAAGAGTGCAATGGCAGTGGTCAAGATATTGATTAAAAAGCTCGGTGTTGAATTGGATCTGAAAGAGCTGATAGATAAATCCGAACAGATAGACGAGATCACCGCAAAGATCAAAGAGGTCGAGAACCGCAACTGCAACTGCCGGGATCTCGGATATATCGGATAA
- a CDS encoding AAA domain-containing protein, with product MGLEDSLYSELVELRDGIREDRTHSTGRVPTVCTDEALREMAQRVPTKAEDFAAIPGVGQRFVELYGDEFLSVTKKYAVTAARGSNMEQDVVRALRELQKKLTNISRNNRLLYMGKLYRKNAFDLTSIPSLETMNLLFGKKKSLKLCDSTKSAEDLKIFKNLTELIREVNRDQRDKGQYDLYIGYPFIEGRLPGEDFDVRAPLALFPVILDKDAKSISVRLDDSRDAIYNNALLLAFIKFSGKNKPLPYNVIEEYSAESFMSNLATFYESQGFPLKLSYSPLTPFIDYREGEFPKYLPGDMKVVHNAILGKFPSYSSYIQKDFDELLAGREINAALSNLVKDLNQGDFYSDMPSPLSLPALREKGLEASEKDITYINTLNSAQENVITAVNKEDELVVHGPPGTGKSQVITGLITSAVNNGKTVLMVSEKKTALDVVYSRLGPLSKYCLLIDDTSNKDQFYQQLGRMLEAVPPRTGSDLAALSDSIDKDVSVLSNIAETMYHEGPFGIEPYKLYSMDKWLNLEDKIEYEKYKMIKAAVSTKLMNLKYKEVKELTRKFNDRVLMTNFNEYSECLAKTPWFAIMKQDLSEYNIGEMKADLMNLELQIKEWKSKGAVSRMLSKGKVNRDATALLDKYFVSYNEKTIQTVIDDPKAVIDALKDYELYSSRATVYNRLNEKERIYGHVIVALSKESGWTFEDSNNNILKYILNEHLQKFDADHKALLQDIQDFDSIVADMDRKINDKKNITKNRVEEILQADLRYITESKRRGDIVRIIENKRKWSLNKFLSRYSFEMFKGVKIWLLTPEVVSEIMPLEMGLFDLLIFDEASQMYVEKGIPAIYRAKKVVIAGDHKQLRPSNLGSGRIDYSNEEDYDEEEDEVSAVLEEESLLDLARTRYDNILLNFHYRSQYEELIAFSNYAFYGGRLYVSPNVVEPERPPIEVHKVSGEWANKANVKEARIVVDLLKDFFKTRKNNETIGIITFNVSQRDLINDLIDDAATADPDFGKAVNKEMVRFDNGEDVGLFIKNIESVQGDERDVVIFSIGYAKNKDGRLMQRFGWLNNKGGENRLNVAISRSKKKIHIVLSFDPEELQVDSSKNDGPRILKKYLQYAEAVSNGNKELAQSILNSFGDNRWVSSPTVPGESPINERVYNALVRKGYSVEKEVGIGGYTIDMAIKQDGRYILGIECDSHIYEMSDSTRERDYHRQKYLESRGWHIHRVWTSGMWKDPQKEINNIVKAIEKTGPRSSR from the coding sequence ATGGGATTGGAAGACAGCTTATACTCCGAGCTCGTTGAGCTCAGGGATGGTATAAGAGAGGACCGCACGCACTCTACAGGCAGGGTGCCGACTGTATGCACTGATGAGGCGCTGAGAGAAATGGCGCAGAGGGTTCCGACAAAGGCGGAGGATTTTGCCGCTATCCCCGGAGTGGGACAGAGATTTGTCGAGTTATACGGTGACGAGTTCCTCTCGGTGACGAAGAAATATGCCGTCACCGCGGCGAGGGGCTCCAATATGGAACAGGATGTTGTCAGGGCGCTTCGGGAACTGCAGAAGAAGCTTACTAACATCAGCAGGAACAACCGCCTACTGTATATGGGAAAACTGTACAGAAAGAATGCCTTCGATCTGACATCCATTCCGAGCCTCGAGACGATGAACCTCCTCTTCGGAAAGAAGAAATCGCTCAAACTCTGCGATTCGACAAAAAGCGCAGAGGATCTGAAAATATTCAAAAATCTCACAGAATTGATAAGAGAGGTCAACAGGGACCAGAGAGATAAGGGCCAATACGACCTTTACATCGGATATCCTTTCATCGAGGGGAGACTCCCTGGAGAGGATTTTGATGTCAGGGCTCCTCTCGCATTGTTCCCGGTCATTTTGGACAAGGACGCAAAGAGCATCTCGGTGAGATTGGACGATTCCCGTGATGCCATTTACAACAACGCTCTTCTGCTGGCATTCATTAAATTCAGCGGCAAGAATAAACCGCTCCCCTACAACGTGATCGAGGAGTACAGCGCAGAGTCGTTCATGAGCAACCTTGCAACCTTCTACGAATCGCAGGGATTCCCGCTTAAGCTGTCGTACAGCCCCCTCACTCCGTTCATAGATTACAGAGAGGGAGAATTCCCCAAGTATCTGCCGGGAGATATGAAGGTCGTTCACAATGCGATATTGGGAAAATTCCCATCGTATTCCAGCTATATCCAGAAGGATTTCGACGAGTTGCTTGCCGGAAGGGAGATCAACGCCGCCCTTTCCAATCTCGTGAAGGATCTGAACCAAGGCGACTTTTATTCCGACATGCCGAGTCCTCTTTCTCTGCCGGCCTTGAGGGAGAAAGGGCTGGAGGCTTCGGAGAAGGACATAACATACATCAATACGCTCAACAGCGCTCAGGAGAATGTCATCACAGCCGTCAATAAGGAGGATGAGCTTGTTGTTCACGGACCTCCTGGCACAGGCAAATCGCAGGTCATTACTGGATTGATCACGTCCGCCGTCAATAACGGTAAAACTGTTCTGATGGTATCCGAGAAGAAGACCGCTTTGGATGTTGTATATTCCAGGCTCGGACCCCTGTCGAAATATTGTCTGCTCATAGACGATACAAGCAACAAGGACCAATTCTACCAGCAGCTCGGGAGGATGCTTGAGGCCGTACCGCCCCGCACCGGTTCCGATCTCGCGGCCCTTTCGGACAGCATAGATAAGGACGTCTCCGTCCTTTCGAACATTGCCGAGACGATGTACCATGAGGGGCCGTTCGGCATAGAGCCGTACAAACTGTACTCGATGGACAAATGGCTCAACCTCGAGGATAAGATTGAGTACGAGAAGTACAAGATGATCAAAGCGGCGGTCTCGACAAAGCTGATGAATCTCAAGTACAAAGAGGTCAAAGAACTGACCCGGAAATTCAACGACAGAGTTCTGATGACCAATTTCAACGAATACAGCGAGTGCCTCGCAAAGACGCCGTGGTTCGCCATAATGAAGCAGGACCTCTCCGAATATAACATCGGAGAGATGAAAGCGGACCTGATGAATCTCGAGCTTCAGATCAAGGAGTGGAAAAGCAAAGGCGCGGTCTCCAGGATGTTATCCAAAGGAAAGGTCAACCGCGACGCGACAGCCTTGCTCGATAAATATTTCGTATCATACAACGAAAAGACCATCCAGACCGTCATCGATGACCCCAAGGCCGTGATCGACGCGCTCAAGGACTATGAGTTATACTCATCCCGCGCGACCGTCTACAACAGGCTGAATGAGAAGGAACGCATTTACGGCCACGTCATCGTCGCTTTGTCCAAAGAGTCCGGCTGGACCTTCGAGGACAGCAACAACAACATCCTGAAATACATTTTGAACGAGCACCTGCAGAAGTTCGATGCGGACCACAAAGCTTTGCTTCAGGACATCCAGGACTTTGACAGCATCGTTGCCGATATGGACCGCAAGATCAACGACAAGAAGAATATCACAAAGAACCGTGTCGAAGAGATACTGCAGGCCGATCTCCGCTACATCACCGAGTCCAAACGCCGCGGGGACATCGTCCGCATCATCGAGAACAAAAGAAAGTGGAGCCTTAACAAATTCCTCAGCCGGTACAGCTTTGAAATGTTCAAGGGCGTCAAGATCTGGCTCCTGACCCCCGAAGTGGTATCCGAGATTATGCCTTTGGAGATGGGGCTTTTCGACCTCCTCATATTTGACGAAGCTTCGCAGATGTATGTCGAAAAAGGCATCCCGGCCATCTACCGTGCGAAAAAGGTCGTCATCGCAGGCGACCACAAGCAGCTGCGTCCCTCAAACCTCGGTTCGGGGCGCATCGACTACAGCAACGAGGAGGATTACGATGAAGAGGAGGATGAAGTGTCAGCTGTGCTCGAAGAGGAGAGCCTGTTGGATCTTGCCAGGACCCGGTACGACAATATCCTGCTTAATTTCCACTACAGGTCGCAGTACGAGGAACTGATCGCATTCTCCAACTATGCTTTCTATGGCGGAAGGCTGTACGTTTCCCCCAACGTGGTAGAGCCGGAGAGGCCTCCGATAGAAGTTCACAAAGTGAGCGGGGAATGGGCGAACAAGGCCAATGTCAAAGAGGCGAGGATCGTCGTGGACCTGCTGAAGGATTTCTTCAAGACAAGGAAAAACAACGAGACCATCGGCATCATCACATTCAATGTTTCCCAGAGAGACCTTATCAACGACCTGATCGATGATGCGGCTACAGCCGACCCTGATTTCGGAAAAGCGGTCAACAAAGAGATGGTGAGGTTCGATAACGGTGAAGATGTGGGTCTTTTCATAAAGAACATCGAAAGTGTTCAGGGCGACGAGCGTGATGTTGTCATCTTTTCGATAGGTTACGCCAAAAATAAAGATGGCAGGCTCATGCAGAGGTTCGGCTGGCTCAATAACAAAGGCGGGGAGAACCGTTTGAATGTCGCGATAAGCCGTTCCAAGAAAAAGATCCACATCGTACTGTCCTTCGACCCGGAAGAGTTGCAGGTGGACAGTTCGAAGAACGACGGCCCCAGGATCCTGAAGAAGTATCTGCAGTACGCAGAAGCAGTAAGCAACGGAAACAAGGAACTCGCGCAAAGCATCCTGAACTCATTCGGAGACAACAGGTGGGTATCTTCACCGACGGTCCCGGGAGAATCCCCTATCAACGAGAGGGTATACAATGCGCTTGTAAGGAAAGGATACAGCGTGGAGAAGGAAGTGGGCATCGGAGGATACACAATAGATATGGCTATCAAACAGGACGGCAGATATATCCTAGGAATAGAGTGCGACTCCCACATTTACGAAATGTCGGACTCTACAAGAGAAAGGGACTACCACAGACAAAAGTACCTTGAATCGAGAGGCTGGCACATACACAGAGTATGGACATCCGGAATGTGGAAGGATCCTCAGAAGGAGATCAACAACATCGTGAAAGCGATAGAGAAGACCGGCCCGAGATCATCTCGCTGA
- a CDS encoding sugar O-acetyltransferase yields MDRSGVWEILRTGGTVGRDTPGHEDYDRALNECIVKRLRYNTLPLTPEERKAALSDLLGYPVSENTKVVPPFHCDLGFNIKLGKNVLINYDCILLDTAEISVGDNTLIGPGTKIVTANHPHDAEKRRDWSVSGNPIKIEEDVWMGAGVVVIPGVTIGARSIIGAGSVVTKDVSPDTVVAGNPARIIRYL; encoded by the coding sequence ATGGATAGGTCGGGGGTTTGGGAGATTCTTAGAACCGGGGGGACAGTAGGCAGAGATACTCCCGGCCATGAGGATTATGACCGAGCTTTGAACGAATGCATCGTAAAAAGGCTCAGGTACAACACGCTGCCGCTTACCCCGGAAGAAAGGAAGGCGGCGCTTTCTGATCTGTTAGGATATCCTGTGAGTGAAAATACAAAAGTGGTCCCTCCTTTCCACTGCGACCTGGGATTCAACATAAAGCTCGGAAAGAATGTACTGATCAACTATGACTGCATCCTTTTAGATACAGCGGAGATATCGGTCGGAGATAACACGCTGATCGGCCCCGGAACGAAGATAGTTACCGCCAACCATCCCCATGACGCTGAAAAAAGAAGGGACTGGTCGGTGTCCGGTAACCCCATAAAGATCGAAGAGGACGTTTGGATGGGTGCGGGAGTGGTAGTGATCCCGGGTGTGACGATCGGCGCCCGTTCCATAATCGGAGCGGGCTCCGTTGTCACAAAGGATGTTTCGCCCGATACGGTCGTTGCCGGGAATCCGGCAAGGATCATCAGATACCTTTGA
- a CDS encoding 30S ribosomal protein S27e, which translates to MTDDFIKVKCPDCGNEQIVFRKAATKVTCHVCGSVLVVPKGGIGEIKGEIVEVVG; encoded by the coding sequence ATGACTGATGATTTCATAAAAGTAAAATGCCCCGACTGCGGGAACGAACAGATCGTGTTCAGAAAAGCAGCCACCAAAGTTACCTGCCACGTTTGCGGATCCGTCCTTGTGGTGCCGAAAGGCGGCATCGGAGAGATCAAGGGCGAGATCGTTGAGGTAGTAGGCTGA
- a CDS encoding 50S ribosomal protein L44e, translating to MKMPRTIKTYCPFCKTHTLHDVERVKKKKASELKWGQRRFREATSGYGGFPRPKPEGREKPTKRVNIRFRCETCKKAHLTSCIRAKKFELTE from the coding sequence ATGAAAATGCCCAGAACGATCAAAACATATTGTCCTTTCTGCAAGACGCACACCCTGCACGACGTAGAAAGGGTAAAAAAGAAAAAAGCCAGCGAGCTCAAATGGGGTCAGAGAAGATTCAGAGAGGCCACATCAGGATACGGAGGTTTCCCGAGGCCTAAGCCCGAGGGCAGAGAAAAGCCCACAAAGAGGGTCAACATCAGGTTCAGGTGCGAGACCTGCAAGAAGGCTCACCTGACGTCATGCATAAGAGCAAAGAAGTTCGAACTCACGGAGTGA
- a CDS encoding thioesterase family protein has product MISVGITNEASMTVTKDNTALALVSGAIDVFATPAMISLIEKTATECLQQRLSEGESSVGTYLEIKHSAPSVIGSEVFCKVEITEIDRSRIVFDVKVWDAAGEVGSGRHDRFLVNKERFMKKAVARAEKTTHSALR; this is encoded by the coding sequence ATGATCTCTGTAGGGATAACGAACGAAGCGAGCATGACTGTCACAAAGGATAACACAGCATTGGCGCTGGTCAGCGGGGCCATCGATGTGTTTGCGACACCGGCTATGATATCGTTGATCGAGAAGACGGCGACAGAATGCCTTCAGCAGAGGCTTTCGGAGGGAGAAAGCTCTGTCGGAACGTATCTGGAGATCAAACATTCCGCACCATCGGTCATAGGCTCTGAGGTTTTTTGTAAAGTGGAGATCACTGAGATAGACAGATCGAGGATAGTGTTTGACGTGAAGGTATGGGACGCGGCCGGTGAAGTGGGGTCGGGAAGACACGACAGGTTCCTGGTGAACAAGGAGAGGTTCATGAAGAAGGCGGTGGCAAGGGCAGAAAAAACGACACATTCAGCACTGCGCTGA
- the rpiA gene encoding ribose-5-phosphate isomerase RpiA, translated as MKQIISEKTPNLKKIVAEKAVDDFVKDGMTVGLGTGSTAEYAIKRVGELVKNGFKLKCVATSQRTADLAESLGVRIYDVDEVDHIDVTIDGADEVDPQKQLIKGLGGALLREKIVAAASLAEVIIVDESKIVEKLGMKTPLPVEVIPYGHKKTAYALERQGCKATLRMKDGKPFITDAGNYIYDCKFEAIESPFFLESRIDVIPGVVENGLFLNTADVVLISHPDGTVTKRE; from the coding sequence ATGAAGCAGATCATATCCGAGAAGACTCCGAACCTAAAGAAGATCGTGGCGGAAAAAGCAGTTGATGACTTCGTCAAAGACGGAATGACCGTCGGTCTCGGAACAGGATCGACGGCGGAATATGCCATTAAAAGGGTCGGAGAACTTGTAAAGAACGGGTTTAAGCTGAAATGCGTCGCCACTTCACAAAGAACGGCCGATCTGGCAGAAAGTCTCGGCGTCAGGATATATGATGTCGATGAGGTGGACCACATCGACGTTACGATCGACGGCGCGGACGAAGTGGACCCGCAGAAACAGCTCATAAAGGGTCTGGGCGGTGCGCTTCTAAGGGAAAAGATCGTTGCAGCGGCAAGCTTGGCCGAAGTGATAATCGTTGATGAATCCAAGATCGTTGAGAAGCTCGGCATGAAGACGCCGCTGCCCGTAGAAGTGATCCCGTACGGCCACAAAAAGACGGCCTATGCGCTAGAAAGACAAGGCTGCAAAGCAACACTGAGAATGAAAGACGGCAAGCCATTCATCACCGACGCAGGGAACTACATCTACGACTGCAAGTTCGAAGCGATCGAGAGTCCGTTCTTCCTCGAATCAAGGATAGACGTCATCCCGGGAGTCGTAGAGAATGGGCTTTTCCTCAACACAGCGGATGTTGTTCTCATCTCCCACCCCGACGGAACGGTCACGAAAAGGGAGTGA
- a CDS encoding diphthine--ammonia ligase: MRLAALYSGGKDSTFALYLALQMGHEIPYLVSIVPEAQESWIFHVPNIKIVPLMAESMGIELVTAETSGSEEDDIRALSEALSHLDIDGIVTGAVWSDYQWDKMNMVCGELGLKVLSPLWHKDQDTVLKEMISAGIRATIIGCYAEGLDEPWLGREIDNKAAEELRSLRGRYGISVIGEGGEYESLTTDSPMHSKPLEITEYEKEWKNGAGTLFVKKAHLSAR, translated from the coding sequence ATGCGCCTTGCGGCATTATACTCCGGAGGAAAAGATTCCACTTTCGCATTATATCTGGCACTACAGATGGGGCACGAGATACCGTATCTTGTGAGCATTGTGCCCGAAGCGCAGGAATCGTGGATATTCCATGTTCCGAATATCAAAATAGTGCCGCTCATGGCAGAGTCTATGGGGATCGAACTTGTTACGGCAGAGACGTCGGGGTCGGAAGAGGATGATATTCGGGCCCTCAGCGAAGCATTATCGCATCTGGACATCGACGGGATAGTGACGGGCGCGGTCTGGTCCGACTACCAGTGGGATAAGATGAATATGGTCTGCGGAGAACTGGGCCTTAAGGTTCTTTCTCCTCTTTGGCATAAAGACCAAGATACGGTCCTGAAAGAAATGATCTCAGCTGGCATAAGGGCGACGATCATCGGGTGTTATGCTGAAGGCCTCGACGAACCGTGGCTCGGAAGGGAGATAGACAATAAAGCCGCCGAAGAGCTCAGGTCGCTCAGAGGGAGATACGGCATAAGCGTTATCGGGGAGGGCGGGGAGTACGAATCCCTGACAACAGACTCGCCGATGCACAGTAAGCCCTTGGAGATAACCGAATATGAAAAAGAGTGGAAGAATGGCGCCGGGACCCTTTTTGTAAAGAAAGCCCATCTCTCAGCGAGATGA